One window from the genome of Sphingomicrobium arenosum encodes:
- a CDS encoding carbonic anhydrase yields MTIRFMGALAACTMMAAPAMAQDKDWNFGDGVSPERWSQISTDYAQCDAGMMQSPIDLGGANTLAHVKVDLNFGTANGAMAVSEEKVQVDFTPGQGFGMMSHELGLNLLQVHFHTPAEHAFDGARYPLVAHFVHATDDGKLGVLGVMFAEGPANPELQKIVDGVARGSGAGLSLELGALVPEELHVYRYMGSLTTPPCSEGVNWHVADVPLTASAEQIAAMEAALGPSARSIQPQNGRLVTQPLR; encoded by the coding sequence ATGACGATCAGGTTCATGGGCGCGCTTGCCGCCTGCACGATGATGGCCGCGCCGGCGATGGCGCAGGACAAGGATTGGAATTTCGGTGACGGGGTGAGCCCCGAGCGCTGGAGCCAGATCAGCACCGATTATGCGCAGTGCGACGCGGGCATGATGCAGTCGCCGATCGACCTTGGCGGCGCGAATACGCTGGCGCATGTGAAGGTGGACCTCAACTTCGGCACCGCCAATGGCGCGATGGCGGTGAGCGAGGAGAAGGTACAGGTCGATTTCACGCCCGGGCAGGGTTTCGGGATGATGAGCCACGAGCTCGGCCTCAACCTCCTCCAGGTGCATTTCCACACGCCCGCCGAACATGCCTTCGACGGAGCGCGTTATCCGCTGGTGGCGCATTTCGTCCATGCGACCGACGATGGCAAGCTGGGCGTGCTCGGCGTGATGTTCGCTGAAGGGCCGGCCAACCCTGAGTTGCAGAAGATCGTCGATGGCGTGGCGCGCGGGTCGGGCGCGGGGCTGAGCCTCGAGCTCGGTGCCTTGGTGCCCGAGGAATTGCACGTCTATCGCTACATGGGCTCGCTGACGACGCCGCCATGCTCGGAAGGCGTCAACTGGCACGTCGCCGACGTGCCGCTGACGGCGAGCGCGGAGCAAATCGCGGCGATGGAAGCGGCGCTGGGGCCGAGCGCGCGTTCGATCCAGCCGCAGAACGGACGACTGGTGACGCAGCCGCTGCGCTAG
- a CDS encoding TerC family protein, whose product MVEFFLTDWLGTPAWFWAAFLLIVIVLTAFDLGVLHKEDRELGIGESLKLSAFYIGVAILFGAWVWTARGAQAGMEYYTGFFIEKALSIDNVFVISLIFSYFAIPRKYQYRALLWGIMAVIVLRGLMIAGGAALLSQAYWVLYLFAAFLIVTGVKMFFAGDEAPDIANNPVVRFISTHMPVTKELHGQRFLVKVKDEETGRMVRAATPLLLALVVINIADLVFALDSVPAIFAITTDTFIVYTSNIFAILGLRALYFALAAMIHRFHYLKYALAAVLVFIGSKIFVADFLMDGGKIPAWISLGVTFGLIAAGIIYSLLKTHGEPEPEWPAEPDAGGRDYANIQQETKV is encoded by the coding sequence ATGGTTGAATTCTTCTTGACCGACTGGCTCGGGACCCCGGCCTGGTTCTGGGCTGCCTTCCTGCTCATCGTCATCGTGCTGACGGCGTTCGACCTCGGTGTGCTGCACAAGGAAGATCGCGAGCTCGGCATCGGCGAAAGCCTCAAGCTCAGCGCGTTCTACATCGGCGTGGCGATATTGTTTGGCGCGTGGGTATGGACGGCGCGCGGCGCGCAGGCCGGCATGGAATATTACACCGGCTTCTTCATCGAGAAGGCGCTTTCCATCGACAATGTCTTCGTGATCAGCCTGATCTTCAGCTATTTCGCGATCCCCCGAAAATATCAGTATCGCGCGCTGTTGTGGGGCATCATGGCGGTGATCGTGCTGCGCGGCCTGATGATCGCGGGCGGGGCGGCGCTGCTCAGCCAGGCCTATTGGGTGCTCTACCTCTTCGCCGCCTTCCTGATCGTGACGGGGGTGAAAATGTTCTTCGCGGGCGACGAGGCGCCCGACATCGCCAACAATCCGGTGGTGCGCTTCATCTCGACCCATATGCCGGTCACCAAGGAGCTGCACGGGCAGCGCTTCCTCGTGAAGGTCAAGGACGAGGAGACGGGGCGGATGGTGCGCGCGGCGACGCCGCTGTTGCTGGCGCTTGTCGTCATCAACATTGCCGATCTCGTCTTCGCGCTGGACAGCGTGCCGGCGATCTTCGCGATCACGACCGATACGTTCATCGTCTATACGAGCAACATCTTCGCGATCCTGGGCTTGCGCGCGCTCTATTTCGCGCTCGCCGCGATGATCCACCGTTTCCATTATCTCAAATATGCGCTGGCCGCCGTGCTGGTCTTTATCGGGTCCAAGATCTTCGTCGCCGATTTCCTCATGGACGGCGGCAAGATCCCGGCGTGGATCAGCCTCGGGGTGACCTTCGGGCTGATCGCGGCGGGTATCATCTATTCGCTGTTGAAGACCCACGGCGAACCCGAGCCCGAATGGCCAGCCGAACCGGACGCCGGGGGGCGTGACTATGCAAACATTCAACAGGAGACCAAAGTATGA